One window of the Manihot esculenta cultivar AM560-2 chromosome 14, M.esculenta_v8, whole genome shotgun sequence genome contains the following:
- the LOC110600331 gene encoding uncharacterized protein LOC110600331, giving the protein MNGVLRGVESACRRRFHHSSGDSPDGAAASASGSTRSSFCLYTSNHEISHLSISSLQRSIGNQAYEDDEMGGLTRAARQAKERLDERLRTQRNSASKRHDTRRSVRVAEGSSTRVGELQAKMLSSKKNNGSNKKFSWAKLSCKAAE; this is encoded by the exons ATGAATGGTGTTTTACGTGGAGTTGAAAGCGCTTGTCGGAGACGGTTCCATCATAGCAGCGGAGATTCACCTGACGGCGCCGCTGCCTCTGCCTCTGGTTCAACAAGGTCTTCTTTTTGCTTGTACACAAGCAACCATGAAATTTCTCATCTTTCAATATCTTCTCTG caaagaaGCATAGGAAACCAGGCATACGAAGATGATGAGATGGGAGGATTGACAAGAGCAGCAAGACAAGCCAAGGAGAGATTAGATGAGAGGCTAAGAACACAGAGGAATTCTGCATCCAAAAG GCATGATACCAGAAGAAGCGTGAGGGTTGCAGAAGGCAGCTCAACGAGAGTAGGAGAATTGCAGGCAAAGATGTTgagttcaaagaaaaataatgggTCTAATAAGAAGTTCAGTTGGGCCAAATTGAGCTGCAAAGCTGCTGAATAA